The DNA window GACGGTAGTTACACGTATACGCTGGACAACACGAACCCGTTGGTGCAGGGTCTGTCGGATACGGAAAGTCTGACGGATACGTTCGTGTACACGATCAGCGATGCGGATGGCGATGAGAGCACGACGACACTGACGATCACGATCAACGGTTCGGATGACGGTACGACGATAGTGATCCCGGACAACAACGGTTCTGGTGGTGCTGGTGACGAGACGGTGTACGAAGCGGGTCTTGCAGACGGTAGCAACCCTGGTGACAGTGATGAGGTGACGAGCAGCTTCACGATCACGGCGCCGGACGGTCTTGGTTCGATCACGGTGGTTGACGGTAGTGGTAGCGATGTGGTGATCAGCGAGTCGGAACTGTTGGCAAGCGCGACGACGA is part of the Prosthecochloris marina genome and encodes:
- a CDS encoding VCBS domain-containing protein gives rise to the protein DGSYTYTLDNTNPLVQGLSDTESLTDTFVYTISDADGDESTTTLTITINGSDDGTTIVIPDNNGSGGAGDETVYEAGLADGSNPGDSDEVTSSFTITAPDGLGSITVVDGSGSDVVISESELLASATTNITIDTEYGTLVINGYTPNASTGGGVVHYTYSLDDNTLDHSVAGNDTVLDSIGITVTDTDGDTSNDT